A stretch of Salvelinus namaycush isolate Seneca chromosome 42, SaNama_1.0, whole genome shotgun sequence DNA encodes these proteins:
- the LOC120034922 gene encoding protein phosphatase 1K, mitochondrial-like has protein sequence MSASALIHLARSGGTQAMRQRGFLQTALVSVLPLQDDLPLQRPLHLGLLRASNTRFDPDSSGKPTTWDSFGIWDNRIDEPINLSPSIKYGKPIPKVSLSKVGCASLIGHRRENEDRFQVSQMTDNILYFAVFDGHGGPEAADFCDKYMEKYIKDLVAEEDNLEVVLTKAFLELDKALARHLHFFPHVVSAGSTATVALLRDGIELVVGSVGDSRAMLCRKAKALKLTSDHTPERKDEKERIKKSGGWVTWNSLGQPHVNGRLAMTRAIGDFDLKSTGVIAEPETKRISLHHVHDSFLALTTDGINFIMNSQEICDVINQCHDPKEAAQRISEQALQYGSEDNSTIIVVPFGAWGKQKNSETSYSFSRSFVSSGRWA, from the exons GCCCTAGTGAGTGTCCTACCCCTGCAGGATGACCTCCCCCTCCAACGGCCTCTCCACCTGGGCCTGCTGCGGGCCAGCAACACGCGCTTCGACCCGGACAGCAGCGGCAAGCCTACCACCTGGGACTCGTTTGGCATCTGGGACAACCGCATAGACGAGCCCATCAACCTGTCGCCCTCCATCAAGTACGGCAAGCCCATCCCCAAGGTCAGCCTGTCCAAGGTGGGCTGCGCCTCGCTCATCGGCCACCGGCGGGAGAACGAGGACCGCTTCCAGGTCTCCCAGATGACAGACAATATCCTCTACTTTGCCGTGTTCGACGGCCACGGAGGGCCTGAGGCGGCAGACTTCTGCGACAAGTACATGGAGAAGTACATTAA GGATCTTGTAGCAGAGGAGGACAATCTGGAAGTTGTTCTTACTAAAGCATTCCTTGAGCTGGACAAAGCCTTGGCAAGACACCTCCACTTCTTCCCTCATG TGGTGAGCGCTGGCTCCACGGCCACGGTGGCCCTGCTGAGGGATGGTATAGAGCTGGTGGTGGGAAGCGTGGGGGACAGCCGTGCCATGCTCTGCCGCAAGGCCAAGGCCCTCAAACTCACCTCGGACCACACCCCCGAGAGGAAGGACGAGAAGGAGAG GATAAAGAAGAGCGGTGGCTGGGTGACCTGGAACAGTCTGGGGCAACCCCACGTCAACGGCAGGTTAGCCATGACACGCGCCATCGGGGACTTTGACCTCAAGAGCACCGGGGTGATCGCTGAGCCAGAGACCAAGAGAATATCA CTGCATCACGTCCACGACTCGTTCCTGGCGCTGACCACAGACGGCATCAACTTCATCATGAACAGCCAGGAGATCTGTGATGTCATCAACCAGTGCCACGACCCCAAAGAGGCCGCCCAGAGGATCTCAGAGCAG GCGCTTCAGTACGGCTCAGAGGACAACAGCACCATTATCGTGGTTCCCTTCGGAGCCTGGGGGAAACAGAAGAACTCAGAGACCAGCTACTCCTTCAGCCGCAGCTTCGTGTCCAGCGGCCGCTGGGCCTGA